A portion of the Bacteroides faecium genome contains these proteins:
- a CDS encoding glycoside hydrolase family 25 protein yields the protein MPPRNNPMSAVQKKKTVSTTRKKGTASSSKSPRTPKKVQAKHSHIMPVWLRNILAVMIVGCFSIAFYYFFIRPYAYRWKPCHGLKEYGVCIPAGYDIHGIDISHYQGKIDWPKLRQNKETVTPLHFIFMKATEGGDHGDTTFSANFANARNHGFIRGAYHFYIPSTDALKQADFFIRTVKLDTGDLPPVLDVEVTGRKEKTELQQGIKRWLDRVESHYGVKPILYTSYKFKTRYLDDSIFNAYPYWIAHYYVDSVRYQGKWDFWQHTDVGNVPGIKEDVDLNVFNGTLEDLRKLTIK from the coding sequence ATGCCGCCACGCAACAACCCGATGTCTGCCGTACAGAAGAAAAAAACTGTTTCCACTACCCGAAAGAAAGGAACGGCTTCTTCTTCCAAATCTCCCCGTACCCCGAAAAAGGTACAGGCGAAGCATAGTCATATTATGCCTGTTTGGCTTCGCAATATCCTGGCAGTGATGATTGTCGGTTGTTTCTCCATTGCTTTTTATTATTTCTTTATCCGTCCTTATGCTTACCGTTGGAAACCTTGTCACGGCTTAAAAGAATATGGCGTCTGTATTCCGGCAGGATATGATATTCACGGAATTGATATTTCCCATTATCAAGGAAAAATAGACTGGCCGAAACTCCGGCAGAACAAAGAAACGGTGACTCCTTTGCACTTCATCTTTATGAAGGCCACGGAAGGCGGGGACCATGGCGATACTACTTTCTCGGCTAACTTTGCCAATGCCCGTAATCACGGATTTATCCGGGGTGCCTATCATTTTTATATTCCGAGTACGGACGCTTTGAAACAAGCCGACTTTTTTATCCGTACTGTAAAGTTGGATACCGGCGATTTACCCCCTGTACTTGATGTGGAAGTGACCGGACGAAAAGAAAAAACAGAATTGCAGCAAGGCATCAAACGCTGGCTCGACCGTGTGGAATCTCATTACGGGGTGAAGCCGATTCTTTATACCTCCTATAAATTTAAGACACGTTATCTGGACGATTCCATTTTCAACGCATATCCTTACTGGATTGCCCATTACTATGTTGACTCCGTGAGGTATCAGGGCAAATGGGACTTCTGGCAACATACGGATGTAGGAAATGTGCCCGGAATCAAGGAAGACGTAGACCTGAATGTATTTAACGGCACATTGGAAGACCTGAGAAAGCTGACAATTAAATAA
- a CDS encoding diphosphate--fructose-6-phosphate 1-phosphotransferase: protein MTKSALQIARAAYQPKLPKALASGAVKAVAGAATQSVADQEAIKALFPNTYGMPLITFEAGEAVALPAMNVGVILSGGQAPGGHNVISGLFDGIKKLNPENKLFGFILGPGGLVDHNYMELTADIIDEYRNTGGFDIIGSGRTKLEAESQFEKGLEIIKELGIKALVIIGGDDSNTNACVLAEYYAAKKYGVQVIGCPKTIDGDLKNDMIETSFGFDTACKTYAEVIGNIQRDCNSARKYWHFIKLMGRSASHIALECALQVQPNVCIISEEVETKDMSLDDVVTYIAKVVADRAAQGHNFGTVLIPEGLVEFIPAMKRLIAELNDFLAANAEEFAQIKKSHQRDYIIRKLSPENSAIYASLPEGVARQLTLDRDPHGNVQVSLIETEKLLSEMVATKLATWKEEGKYVGKFAAQHHFFGYEGRCAAPSNFDADYCYSLGYTASMLIANGKTGYMSSVRNTTAPAAEWIAGGVPITMMMNMERRHGEMKPVIQKALVKLDGAPFKAFAAQRDRWAVETDYVYPGPIQYFGPTEVCDQATKTLQLEQAK, encoded by the coding sequence ATGACTAAAAGTGCATTGCAAATCGCAAGGGCTGCTTATCAGCCCAAACTTCCGAAAGCATTGGCATCAGGAGCCGTTAAAGCTGTAGCGGGTGCTGCTACACAGTCCGTTGCCGATCAGGAAGCTATCAAAGCATTATTCCCTAACACGTACGGAATGCCGTTAATTACATTCGAAGCCGGTGAAGCTGTTGCTCTTCCTGCTATGAATGTGGGTGTAATCCTTTCAGGCGGACAAGCTCCCGGTGGACACAATGTAATCTCCGGTTTGTTCGACGGTATCAAGAAACTGAATCCGGAAAACAAATTATTTGGTTTCATCCTGGGTCCTGGCGGTCTGGTAGACCATAACTATATGGAACTGACTGCTGACATCATCGACGAATATCGTAATACAGGCGGTTTCGACATCATCGGTTCGGGACGTACGAAACTGGAAGCTGAAAGCCAATTCGAAAAAGGTCTTGAAATCATCAAGGAACTGGGCATCAAGGCATTGGTTATCATTGGTGGTGATGACTCCAACACAAATGCTTGTGTATTGGCTGAATACTATGCTGCCAAGAAGTATGGTGTACAGGTAATCGGTTGCCCGAAGACTATCGACGGTGACTTGAAGAACGATATGATTGAAACTTCTTTCGGTTTCGATACAGCTTGTAAGACTTACGCAGAAGTAATCGGTAACATCCAACGTGACTGTAACTCTGCACGCAAATACTGGCACTTCATCAAATTGATGGGTCGTTCGGCTTCTCACATCGCTCTGGAATGTGCTTTGCAGGTACAGCCTAACGTTTGTATCATCTCTGAAGAAGTGGAAACAAAAGATATGTCTTTGGATGATGTAGTAACATACATCGCTAAAGTGGTAGCAGACCGTGCCGCACAGGGACACAACTTCGGTACAGTGTTGATTCCTGAAGGATTGGTAGAATTCATCCCGGCTATGAAACGCCTGATTGCTGAATTGAATGACTTCCTGGCTGCTAACGCGGAAGAATTCGCTCAAATCAAGAAGTCTCACCAACGTGATTATATCATCCGCAAACTTTCTCCGGAAAACTCTGCTATCTATGCAAGTCTGCCGGAAGGTGTTGCCCGTCAGTTGACGTTGGATCGTGACCCGCACGGAAACGTACAGGTATCACTGATTGAAACTGAAAAACTGTTGTCTGAAATGGTAGCTACCAAGTTGGCTACATGGAAAGAAGAAGGCAAGTATGTAGGTAAGTTTGCTGCACAGCACCACTTCTTCGGTTACGAAGGACGTTGCGCTGCTCCGTCAAACTTCGATGCTGACTACTGCTACTCTTTGGGTTACACAGCTTCTATGTTGATTGCTAACGGCAAGACTGGTTATATGTCTTCTGTACGCAACACAACTGCTCCTGCTGCCGAATGGATTGCAGGTGGTGTGCCTATCACAATGATGATGAACATGGAACGTCGCCACGGTGAAATGAAACCCGTTATCCAGAAAGCATTGGTGAAACTGGACGGTGCTCCTTTCAAGGCATTCGCTGCACAACGTGACCGTTGGGCTGTTGAAACGGATTATGTATATCCGGGTCCGATTCAGTACTTTGGTCCTACAGAAGTTTGCGACCAGGCAACCAAGACTTTGCAGCTGGAACAAGCTAAATAA